GTGTGGAGAGACTGTGTCCCACCTAGGACAGCGGCAAGGGCCTGGAGGGCAACGCGCACGATGTTATTGTGGGGTTGCTGCGCCGTGAGGGTACATCCAGCCGTCTGGGTATGGAAGCGTAGCGCGAGCGATTTTGGATCGTGAGGCCTAAATCTGCGTTTCATCTCGTAAGCCCAAATACGGCGCGCGGCGCGATATTTTGCGATTTCTTCAAAAAAATCGTTGTGCGCGTTAAAGAAAAAAGAAAGTCGTGGTGCAAAGGTGTCAACTTTCAGGCCGGCTTTAATGGCTGAGGCTACATAGGTCAGACCGTTGTAGAGTGTAAAGGCCAACTCCTGAACTGCGGTGGAACCGGCCTCCCGGATATGGTAACCGCTGATGCTGATCGGATGAAAATAGGGGGCTTCTTCAACGCAAAACCGGATCGTGTCATTAATCAGTTTAAGGGACGCTTCCGGTGGACAGATCCACTCCTTCTGAGCAATATATTCTTTAAGGATGTCATTCTGAAGGGTCCCTTGTACCTCTTTAAAGGGAACCCCTTGCTTCTCAGCCACGGCAAGATACATGGAAAAGAGGACCATCGCCGGACCATTGATCGTCATGGACGTACTGACTTCGGAGAGCGGGATCCGGTCAAAGAGTCGGGCCATGTCGTCAAGGGTGTCGATGGCCACACCGCACTTTCCGACCTCCCCGCGAGACTTGGGATGGTCGGAGTCGTAGCCCATCAAGGTCGGCAGATCAAAGGCAACAGAGAGGCCCGTCTGGCCATTCTTCAGAAGGTAGTGGTAGCGTTTGTTGGTTTCGGCGGCCGAAGCAAAGCCGGAAAACTGCCGCATGGTCCAGAGCTGTTCGCGGTACATTGAGGGATAAATTCCACGCATAAAGGGCGCTTTTCCGGGTTGGCCTGAATCGGAAATTTGATCGGATTCACGAATCGATGCTGCGGTATAAAGGGACTTGATTTCAATCCCTGAAAGGTTGGTAAATCTCAGCTTGCGGTCTTTTTTTTCCTTTCGCATGGTAACGCTCCATTAAATGTAGAAGCAACCAATACGGCAGACACAGTAAGAAAGCTCACGCTTGAAGTAGATGGCGCGCGATCACCATCCGTTGTATTTCAGAGGTTCCCTCGTAGAGGGTCGTTACGCGGGCGTCCCGGAAAAAGCGTTCCACAGGAAATTCCTTGATGTATCCATATCCGCCAAAGATCTGGATACCTTTGTCCGCAACACGGTTGGCCATCTCAGAGGCATAAAGTTTTGCCTGGGCCGCCATCTTTGTGGTCGCTTTTCCCATTTGACGCATCTAGGCCGCACGATGGGTCAAAAGACGGGCAGCATCGATCTCAGTCTTCATATCGGCAATCATCCATTGGATGGCCTGAAAAGCGGCAATCGGTTTTCCAAACTGATGACGCTCTTTGGCATAGGCAATTGAGGCCTCCAGGCAACCCTGAGCAATTCCAACCGCCTGTGCCGCAATTCCAATCCGACCTCCATCCAGAGTGGTGAACGCAATCTTTAATCCCTCATTTTCTTCTCCAAGCAAATTCTCTCTGGGGACACGGCAATCCTCCAAAATAAGTTCTGCCGTGTCCGACCCACACAGCCCCAACTTCTCTTCAACCTTCCCTACCGTGAATCCGGGCGAATCGGTCTCCATAATAAAGGCGGAAATCCCTTTTTTCCCGCGGGAAGGATCTGTCACGGCATATACGATAGCGATATCGGCATGTTTTCCGTTTGTAATAAAACGTTTCGTGCCATTGAGAAGATATGCGTCCCCATCCAATCTTGCCCGGGTGGCGATGGCCCCAGCGTCGGAACCGGCTCCAGGTTCCGTCAAGGCATAACAGCCCAGCATTTCTCCCTTTGCAAGAGGGATCAGAAAGCGCTTCTTTTGGTCTTCGGTTCCAACGCGGAAGATCGGGTCACAGACGAGGGAATTGTTGACGGTCATGATGACCCCCAGAGACGCCCAAACCTTTGAGATCTCCTCCATCGTCAGGATGTAGGTCACGAGGTCCATGCCCGAACCGCCATACTCAAACGGGATGAAGGCCCCCATCAATCCGATTTTTCCCAGCTTCTCAACCAGGACCGCTGGAAATTCACCGGCGTGGTCCAAAGCAGAAACAAGCGGCGCGACCTCTTTTTCGGCAAAGCTTCTCACCATCCGGATGACCATCTTCTGTTCTTCTGTCAAATGGATGTTCATGAGGCACTCGACTCCTGGGGATACCGGTAAAACCCTCTCCCCGTTTTTCTTCCGAGATAGCCTGCCTCAACATATTTACGTAGAAGGGGGGCAGGACGATACTTGCTGTCGGCAAATTCCGTGTAGAGAATCTCCATAATGTCCAGACAGGTATCCAGCCCGATCAGGTCCGCAAGGGCCAGTGGTCCCATGGGGTGATGCAGCCCTAAACTCATAGCGGCATCAATATCTTCAGCGCTTCCAACGCCCTCAGTAAGGACACAGACCGCTTCGTTGATCATCGGCATAAAGATCCGGTTGACAATAAAACCCGGGTAATCCTTGGAGACAATGACCGTCTTCCCCAGTTTTTCGACAAACTGTTTCACCTGTGCAAAGGTCTCATCTGAGGTCAGCCATCCACGGACCAGCTCAACCAGCTTGATGGAAGGGGCGGGATTCATAAAATGTATCCCGATAACACGTTCCGGCCGGTCCGTCGTCGCCGCAAGTCGGGTGATCGGGAGGGAAGAGGTGCTGGTGGCAAAAATAGTCTCTTTGGGACAGAATTCATCGAGCCCCTCAAAGATTTCCATCTTGATTTCTTCCTTCTCGGGAACCGCCTCGATGATCAGGTCACATTGGGCCATGTCTTCAAACTTGGTTGAGAGTTTAATATTCTTAAGGATCTTTTCTCGGACCCACTCTGTCAGTTTTCCTTTCTTTACTGCTTTGTTCAGCCGGTGCGTAATTTGTTTAAGGGCCTGTTCCAATACTTCATGTTCGAGATCATATAAAATGACATGAGGACCTGCTGACGAAATCACCTGGGTAATTCCCGATCCCATCTGTCCGGCTCCAACGATTCCGACAACCTTGAATTCCATTCACACTCCTTTTTAGTATGAGCTATAATTATTTTCAGAACGGGTAATGAGCAGCGCAAGCGCCTCCCCTCCGCCGATACACAGGCTGGCGATCCCCCGAGAGAGGTTCAAGTCTTCAAGGAGATGGAGAAGGGTTGTCAGAATTCGGCTTCCGCTGGCACCAATGGGGTGCCCCAGGGCGATCGCCCCACCCCGGAGATTAACCTTCTTTGGATCAATCCCCAGCTCTCGGATGACCGCCAAAGATGAGGAAGCAAAGGCTTCGTTAATCTCGAAGATGTCAATCTCGTCCACGGAGAGTTCCACCTTTTTGAGCAGGGAGGCAATGGCCTCAAGCGGCGCCGTCGTAAAGAGGGCTGGGTCCGTTGCCGTAGAGGTATAGGCAACGACCGATGCCCGCATCGGTATCCCGATCCG
Above is a genomic segment from Candidatus Manganitrophaceae bacterium containing:
- a CDS encoding methylmalonyl-CoA mutase translates to MRKEKKDRKLRFTNLSGIEIKSLYTAASIRESDQISDSGQPGKAPFMRGIYPSMYREQLWTMRQFSGFASAAETNKRYHYLLKNGQTGLSVAFDLPTLMGYDSDHPKSRGEVGKCGVAIDTLDDMARLFDRIPLSEVSTSMTINGPAMVLFSMYLAVAEKQGVPFKEVQGTLQNDILKEYIAQKEWICPPEASLKLINDTIRFCVEEAPYFHPISISGYHIREAGSTAVQELAFTLYNGLTYVASAIKAGLKVDTFAPRLSFFFNAHNDFFEEIAKYRAARRIWAYEMKRRFRPHDPKSLALRFHTQTAGCTLTAQQPHNNIVRVALQALAAVLGGTQSLHTNSMDETLALPSEEAVTIALRTQQIIAHESGVADTIDPLGGSYYLEWLTSRMEKEAQRYFKRLDALGGMVLAIEKGFPQGEIHRAAVVTQEKIDQGEQIIVGINAFVDEKKRPISTLKIKESVERTQVAQLRKIRKRRDKLKLSRALHQLEIAADEGAYLMPLVLDAVRALATVGEISDLFRRVYGEYRENGPAF
- a CDS encoding 3-hydroxybutyryl-CoA dehydrogenase codes for the protein MEFKVVGIVGAGQMGSGITQVISSAGPHVILYDLEHEVLEQALKQITHRLNKAVKKGKLTEWVREKILKNIKLSTKFEDMAQCDLIIEAVPEKEEIKMEIFEGLDEFCPKETIFATSTSSLPITRLAATTDRPERVIGIHFMNPAPSIKLVELVRGWLTSDETFAQVKQFVEKLGKTVIVSKDYPGFIVNRIFMPMINEAVCVLTEGVGSAEDIDAAMSLGLHHPMGPLALADLIGLDTCLDIMEILYTEFADSKYRPAPLLRKYVEAGYLGRKTGRGFYRYPQESSAS